AAACCATAAAAATATCATCATGGTCTAAAAACAGGACCAAAAAACGGGATTTACTCATTCGCAGCATATGGACAGCCCAGAAAAGGACTATGCTGCAAGGAAACGGGTTGGCTCTTGATTATTGCCAACCCAAAATTCGCTGTCGAAAAACAGGGGCTACGGATTCAACAGCGGTATCGGTAAGAGAATACATTTCAGGACCGTGATCAAACCCGGCAAGATGCAGCAGCGCATGCGCAATCAGCCGTACGGTATGCTCTTCCGGCTGCTGGCCGTAGAGTCTGGTTTCACGGGCAAGAGTATCCACTGACAAAACAATCTCTCCTAAAAAACTGTTTGTTTCCAGATCGGGAGTCTCTGAAAAAGGGAAGCTAAGCACATTGGTCGGCCCTACACACCCCAGAAATTCTTCATTAACTTCAGCAATAGCGGCATCATTGACGATTTTAAGGTCAAAGTCAAAACCTTCGACCCCCAGAACCTCAAGCAGCATATCTCCCATACGGAGAAGCTCCCGCTTTGCAAGGGGAAACTCCGCGTTTAGAGTGCACTCTATGCTCAGGTTCATACCCACTATTTACCGCTCCTGCACTCGTAATGATCATATGCTTTGACGATCCGTGCCACCAGCGGATGGCGGATGACATCTCCGTCTTCGAATTTAATGAAACTAATTCCGCGCACATCCTGCAGAATATTAATTGCGTCCACCAGACCGGAAGGAGCACGGTTGGGCAAGTCAATCTGAGTGATATCGCCGGTAACAACAGCTTTGGAACCGAATCCAAGG
Above is a genomic segment from Maridesulfovibrio sp. containing:
- the ybeY gene encoding rRNA maturation RNase YbeY, with translation MNLSIECTLNAEFPLAKRELLRMGDMLLEVLGVEGFDFDLKIVNDAAIAEVNEEFLGCVGPTNVLSFPFSETPDLETNSFLGEIVLSVDTLARETRLYGQQPEEHTVRLIAHALLHLAGFDHGPEMYSLTDTAVESVAPVFRQRILGWQ